In a genomic window of Prosthecobacter sp. SYSU 5D2:
- a CDS encoding AraC family transcriptional regulator encodes MQARRKYLNYTTAWGVSLSPVARAGWSAFLIHECGYQAALEDWNHEGVDSPFWRFYHNPKPGCHLLYQGQEIPLEPETCVLIPANTIFDCCGPVPACHCWLHFTVTRLAGTVPEGPVVLPMDETLRVLIQAVLHTHAQPANEARDQRLHHQSAALLHCAFAQMDLPPVPTVPDRLLDVLALIQKAPHSELSNPFLADRAGMSLERFIRAFRQHTGQTPAAYVTATRLRLAGEALVLTDKTIDQIAIENGFPNRHYFTRLFTRHQGCGPAEFRARQHRKRGR; translated from the coding sequence ATGCAGGCCAGACGCAAATACCTCAATTACACCACCGCCTGGGGCGTCAGCCTGTCACCCGTCGCGCGGGCTGGCTGGTCGGCTTTTTTGATCCACGAATGCGGATACCAGGCCGCTTTGGAAGACTGGAATCATGAGGGCGTGGACAGCCCTTTCTGGCGCTTCTATCACAATCCCAAGCCCGGCTGCCACCTGCTCTATCAGGGGCAAGAGATCCCCCTGGAGCCGGAGACCTGCGTGCTCATCCCGGCCAATACCATCTTCGACTGCTGCGGCCCCGTGCCTGCCTGCCACTGCTGGCTGCATTTCACCGTCACCCGCCTCGCTGGCACCGTGCCGGAAGGACCCGTGGTGCTCCCTATGGATGAAACATTGCGCGTCCTTATCCAGGCCGTTTTGCACACCCATGCCCAGCCCGCCAACGAGGCGCGGGACCAGCGCCTGCATCACCAGAGCGCCGCCCTGCTGCACTGCGCCTTTGCCCAAATGGACCTGCCGCCGGTGCCCACCGTACCAGATCGTTTGTTAGACGTCTTGGCCCTCATTCAAAAAGCCCCGCACTCGGAGCTGTCCAACCCCTTCTTGGCCGACCGCGCCGGCATGAGCCTCGAGCGCTTCATCCGCGCCTTCCGCCAGCACACCGGCCAGACCCCCGCCGCCTACGTCACTGCCACCCGCCTGCGCCTGGCGGGCGAGGCCCTCGTCCTGACGGACAAGACCATAGACCAGATCGCCATCGAAAACGGCTTCCCCAACCGCCACTACTTCACCCGCCTCTTCACCCGCCACCAAGGCTGCGGCCCCGCCGAATTCCGCGCCCGCCAGCATCGCAAACGGGGGCGGTGA
- a CDS encoding DUF1553 domain-containing protein — MIWKVSTTLLLLIPALPCAAAQVEFNRDIRPILSDKCFHCHGFDPNTREADLRLDEREAAVADGHIVPGDPEKSLILQRVMTHDADDVMPPPESKLGRLTESEIAKLKQWIQEGAEYQQHWSFIAPDAASLPRWKAGAKESGARTPIDHLVAERLKSRGLALQPKGDAHTLIRRLSFDLTGLPPSPEEVAAFTGEDLEKSYEAAIDRLLASPAYGERMAVDWLDMARYADSYGFQVDREREVWMWRDWVIQAFNDNLPFDQFITWQVAGDLLPEATDEQILATAFNRLHQQESEGGSVEEEYRIEYVADRVQTFATAFLGLTFECSRCHDHKYDPIKQSEYYGLSAFFQNIDEAGLYSFFTPSAPTPALMLMDKEQKQKKAELERKIQALEKKLAATDEGSVKTTEPHETKEGLIAHYTFDALDKNKLSDSLNPSPPAAPAPPQEASKPKSKKAKEEAPKVADPAALLKGENKLVAGKLGNAVEFTGDDPVDTPVGNFSRHQPFSLSLWIQTPDVKDRAVVLHRSRAWTDAASRGYELLIEEGKLKWSLIHFWPGDAISIRAQESLPLKEWVHVVVTNDGSSRAAGLKLYINGKLASVDVIRDHLTKNITGGGGDTISLGERSRDRGFKGGMVDDLKVYNRDVSRPFDATLEPLLTELQAARAELTAFHGAQKEIMVMQELPQPKTAYILTRGEYDKRGDVAPPVTPAFLSPFPKDAPLNRLGLARWLTAPEHPLTARVTVNRVWQSLFGRGLVKTSEDFGSQGEKPLYPELLDYLSLRLIESGWDLKGLIKEIVSSEVYQQRSIADAATMADDPENAWLARGPRFRLPAEMIRDNALASAGLLNMKLGGPPVNPYELTEAFKPFEVAKDDSVHRRSLYTTWRRTSPPPAMVAFDAPRRAVCSSKRERTDSPLQALILLNGTQYVEAARVLGEKLHTENQGDLKKMINAAFLRCLSRPPDAEEMDICTRLYDEQLQHYRTHPNETAALLKTGNAQTTTAPSAELAAATVLAQALLNHDAAVVKR; from the coding sequence ATGATTTGGAAGGTCTCCACCACCCTGCTTTTACTGATCCCTGCCCTGCCCTGCGCAGCGGCCCAGGTGGAGTTCAATCGTGACATCCGGCCCATCCTTTCGGACAAGTGCTTTCACTGCCATGGGTTCGACCCCAACACCCGCGAAGCCGACCTGCGTCTGGATGAACGGGAGGCCGCCGTGGCCGACGGGCACATCGTGCCGGGAGATCCGGAAAAGAGCCTGATCCTGCAGCGGGTGATGACCCATGATGCGGATGATGTGATGCCGCCGCCGGAATCCAAGCTGGGCCGCCTAACCGAAAGTGAGATCGCCAAGCTCAAGCAATGGATCCAGGAAGGCGCGGAGTATCAGCAGCACTGGAGCTTCATCGCCCCGGATGCCGCCAGCCTGCCGCGCTGGAAAGCCGGGGCCAAAGAAAGCGGAGCTCGCACACCCATTGACCATCTGGTGGCCGAGAGGCTGAAATCTCGAGGCCTGGCCCTGCAACCGAAGGGCGATGCACACACCTTGATCCGCCGTCTCAGCTTTGACCTCACCGGCCTGCCCCCGAGCCCGGAAGAGGTCGCTGCTTTTACCGGAGAAGATTTGGAAAAGTCCTATGAGGCTGCCATTGACCGCCTGCTGGCCTCTCCCGCATATGGTGAGCGCATGGCGGTGGACTGGCTGGATATGGCGCGGTATGCGGACAGCTACGGCTTCCAGGTGGACCGGGAGCGGGAGGTCTGGATGTGGCGTGACTGGGTGATCCAGGCCTTCAATGACAACCTGCCCTTTGACCAGTTCATCACCTGGCAGGTGGCCGGTGATCTGCTGCCGGAGGCGACCGATGAGCAGATTTTGGCGACGGCTTTTAACCGCCTGCATCAGCAGGAATCTGAGGGCGGCAGTGTGGAGGAAGAGTATCGCATCGAATACGTGGCGGACCGGGTGCAGACCTTTGCCACGGCCTTTCTGGGACTGACCTTTGAGTGCTCGCGCTGCCATGATCATAAGTATGATCCGATCAAGCAGTCGGAGTACTATGGCCTGTCCGCCTTCTTCCAAAACATTGATGAAGCCGGGCTGTATTCCTTTTTCACGCCCTCCGCGCCCACGCCTGCACTGATGCTGATGGACAAGGAGCAAAAGCAGAAAAAGGCGGAGCTGGAAAGGAAGATCCAGGCGCTGGAAAAGAAGCTGGCGGCAACCGACGAGGGCAGTGTCAAAACAACGGAACCGCACGAAACCAAGGAGGGCTTGATCGCGCATTATACCTTTGATGCGCTTGATAAAAATAAGCTGTCGGATTCGCTGAATCCATCTCCTCCTGCTGCCCCTGCCCCGCCACAGGAGGCCTCGAAACCCAAAAGCAAAAAAGCCAAAGAGGAGGCTCCGAAAGTGGCGGACCCGGCGGCGCTTTTGAAAGGCGAAAACAAGCTGGTGGCGGGCAAGCTTGGGAACGCGGTGGAGTTCACAGGGGATGATCCTGTGGACACGCCAGTGGGGAATTTCTCCCGGCATCAGCCTTTCAGCCTGTCGCTGTGGATTCAGACGCCGGATGTGAAAGATCGGGCCGTGGTGCTGCATCGCTCACGCGCCTGGACGGATGCGGCGAGCCGGGGCTACGAGCTGCTGATTGAGGAGGGTAAATTGAAATGGTCGCTCATCCATTTTTGGCCAGGCGATGCCATCTCCATCCGCGCCCAGGAAAGCCTGCCGCTGAAGGAATGGGTGCATGTGGTAGTGACCAATGACGGCAGCAGCCGGGCTGCGGGACTGAAGCTCTACATCAATGGAAAGCTGGCCTCCGTGGATGTCATTCGCGACCACCTGACCAAGAATATCACCGGTGGTGGTGGTGACACCATCAGCCTGGGAGAACGTTCCCGTGACCGGGGTTTTAAAGGCGGCATGGTGGATGATCTGAAGGTGTACAACCGGGATGTGTCGCGGCCATTTGATGCCACCCTTGAGCCGCTGCTGACGGAGCTGCAAGCGGCCCGTGCGGAGCTGACGGCCTTCCATGGCGCGCAAAAGGAGATCATGGTGATGCAGGAGCTGCCGCAGCCGAAGACGGCCTACATTTTAACCCGTGGTGAATATGACAAACGCGGCGATGTGGCCCCGCCGGTGACGCCTGCCTTTCTCTCTCCCTTCCCCAAAGACGCGCCGCTGAACCGCCTGGGTCTGGCGCGCTGGCTCACTGCGCCGGAGCACCCGCTGACGGCGCGCGTGACGGTGAACCGCGTTTGGCAAAGTTTGTTCGGCAGGGGGCTGGTGAAGACGAGCGAAGACTTCGGCAGCCAGGGGGAGAAACCGCTGTATCCGGAGCTGCTGGACTATTTGTCGTTAAGGCTCATTGAGAGCGGCTGGGATCTGAAGGGGCTCATCAAGGAGATCGTCAGCAGCGAGGTCTATCAGCAGCGGAGCATCGCTGATGCGGCCACCATGGCGGATGATCCTGAAAATGCCTGGCTGGCCCGTGGCCCGCGCTTCCGCCTGCCTGCGGAGATGATCCGCGACAACGCCCTGGCCAGCGCCGGGTTGTTAAACATGAAGTTAGGCGGACCACCAGTGAACCCTTATGAACTGACGGAGGCCTTCAAGCCCTTCGAGGTAGCCAAGGATGACAGCGTGCATCGCCGCAGCCTTTACACCACGTGGCGGCGCACCAGTCCGCCGCCTGCGATGGTGGCCTTTGATGCGCCACGAAGAGCCGTCTGCTCCTCAAAACGAGAGCGCACCGACAGTCCCCTCCAGGCGCTGATTCTGCTGAACGGCACGCAGTATGTCGAAGCCGCCCGTGTACTGGGAGAAAAGCTGCACACCGAAAACCAGGGCGACCTGAAGAAGATGATCAACGCCGCCTTCCTGCGCTGCCTCAGCCGCCCGCCGGATGCCGAGGAAATGGACATTTGCACCCGCCTTTATGATGAGCAATTGCAGCACTACCGCACCCATCCCAACGAAACCGCCGCCCTGCTAAAAACCGGGAATGCGCAAACCACGACGGCTCCATCGGCTGAGCTGGCTGCGGCGACGGTGCTGGCGCAGGCTTTGCTTAATCACGACGCGGCGGTGGTGAAGAGGTGA
- a CDS encoding GxxExxY protein, with amino-acid sequence MKRTSITQTLDGPLQEEGYKLMAAVFEVHNEIGGGLSEEVYQESLQHELESRLIPYQARPELEIHYKGLKLNQRYTPDFYVYGAIVVELKAVYQLLPEHEAQIFNYMRLTQKRVGYLINMAAIKKVEWRRYVM; translated from the coding sequence ATGAAACGAACTTCCATTACCCAGACACTCGACGGCCCTCTTCAAGAAGAAGGTTATAAGCTGATGGCAGCCGTGTTTGAAGTCCACAATGAGATCGGTGGAGGCCTCAGCGAGGAGGTTTACCAGGAAAGCCTGCAACATGAGCTTGAAAGCCGTTTGATCCCTTACCAGGCCAGGCCGGAGCTTGAGATCCATTACAAAGGGCTAAAGCTCAACCAGCGCTATACCCCCGACTTCTATGTCTATGGGGCGATTGTGGTGGAGCTGAAGGCGGTCTATCAACTGCTGCCGGAGCACGAAGCCCAGATTTTTAACTACATGCGGCTGACGCAGAAACGGGTGGGATATCTGATCAACATGGCGGCCATCAAGAAGGTGGAGTGGCGCAGGTATGTGATGTGA
- a CDS encoding DUF1501 domain-containing protein, with product MNSSLSRRSLLNRFGMGLGGVALAEMLAREQAKAADAGILGAPHVPAKAKRIIYLFMSGGPSHLDLYDYKPLLNQRHGEQLPDSVRGSQRLTGMSGNQSSIPMVGSPFKFTQHGQAGGWYSELLPHTASIADDICVVRSMFTESINHGPGVTFFQTGSQIAGRPSMGSWLSYGLGAQNENLPGFTVLITKDKRGQPLGAHLWGSGFLPTKHQGVLFRAAKDPVLYLGNPEGVSPGSRRLMLDRLKELHEHQFAGTPDAEISSRIDHYEMAYRMQSSIPEATTIEDEPQHVLDMYGEDVKTPGTFAANCLQARRLAERGVRFIQLYHQDWDHHGGLPGNIPKLAKETDQASAALIKDLKQRGLLDDTLVVWGGEFGRTNYCQGKISANFGRDHHPRCFTAWMAGGGIKPGAVYGETDEFGYNIAKDGVHIHDFHATLLHLLGIDHERLTYKFQGRRYRLTDVHGHVVKGLLA from the coding sequence ATGAATTCCTCTCTCTCCCGGCGCAGTTTGCTCAACCGTTTTGGCATGGGGCTGGGCGGGGTGGCGCTGGCGGAGATGCTGGCCAGGGAGCAGGCGAAGGCGGCGGATGCGGGCATCCTGGGTGCACCGCATGTTCCGGCGAAGGCGAAGCGGATCATTTATCTTTTTATGTCCGGCGGGCCGTCGCATCTGGACCTCTATGATTACAAACCGCTGCTGAACCAGCGCCACGGGGAGCAGCTTCCAGACAGTGTGAGGGGCAGCCAAAGGCTGACAGGCATGTCCGGTAACCAGAGCTCCATTCCCATGGTGGGCTCGCCCTTCAAGTTTACGCAGCACGGCCAGGCGGGCGGCTGGTACAGTGAGCTGCTGCCGCACACGGCCAGCATCGCGGATGACATCTGCGTGGTGCGCTCCATGTTTACGGAGAGCATCAACCATGGCCCGGGCGTAACATTTTTTCAAACGGGCTCGCAGATCGCCGGACGGCCGAGCATGGGCTCCTGGCTCAGTTATGGACTGGGGGCGCAGAATGAAAACCTGCCGGGATTCACCGTGCTCATCACCAAGGACAAGCGCGGCCAGCCGCTGGGCGCGCACCTGTGGGGAAGCGGCTTTCTACCGACGAAGCACCAGGGCGTGCTCTTCCGTGCGGCCAAGGATCCGGTGCTCTATCTGGGCAACCCGGAAGGCGTGAGCCCAGGCAGCCGCCGCCTGATGCTGGACCGGCTGAAGGAGCTGCACGAGCACCAGTTCGCCGGCACGCCGGATGCGGAGATTTCCAGCCGCATTGACCACTATGAAATGGCCTACCGGATGCAGAGCAGCATCCCGGAGGCGACCACCATTGAGGATGAACCGCAGCATGTTCTGGACATGTATGGCGAGGATGTGAAGACGCCCGGCACCTTTGCAGCCAACTGTCTGCAGGCCCGACGACTGGCCGAGCGCGGGGTGCGTTTCATCCAGCTTTATCACCAGGACTGGGACCACCACGGCGGCCTGCCGGGAAACATCCCCAAGCTGGCCAAAGAGACCGACCAGGCCTCCGCTGCGCTCATCAAGGATCTCAAACAGCGCGGCCTGCTGGATGACACCCTCGTCGTCTGGGGCGGCGAGTTTGGCCGAACCAATTATTGTCAGGGGAAAATCAGCGCCAACTTTGGCCGCGATCATCATCCCCGCTGCTTCACCGCGTGGATGGCGGGCGGCGGCATCAAGCCCGGCGCGGTCTATGGTGAGACGGATGAATTTGGCTACAACATCGCCAAGGACGGAGTTCACATCCATGACTTCCACGCCACGCTCCTGCACCTGCTCGGTATTGACCACGAAAGGCTGACCTACAAGTTCCAGGGCCGCCGCTACCGGCTGACGGATGTGCATGGCCATGTGGTGAAAGGCCTGCTGGCGTGA
- a CDS encoding phospholipase D family protein translates to MEAAAVPTVGLVSDKAVAQRVNQRTVHRRGTSSFEILADGKEAFLARLAAVETAQTSLDFQYFIWADDVTGTVFAARLLAAADRGVKVRILLDITKGAQWEVRSGALASHPNIEVAFFNPMTALKGIFAGNPIPVLGEVDRMQSRMHNKILVADNTLFIGGGRNLADGYFGADSKHNMRDLDFIAKGPVVQDAARSFQLYWDSPLTRKADKTKITDDERDDLDDLRETTSRKKWILSLKKGYPYPKSMTSADAFKLLQELSGRMIWADYEFVADPPERMLRRGKVPSPTWRTKESALAGAQKEVVMHAAYLIPQEEVLELFGQIGRRGVKVSLLTNSLASIDGLIAMSGIANRRRDVLDTGASLYELNARAPVREKYIHSSKMTPLGMHTKGMVVDDRVSFIGSYNMDPRSKYINTETGVIIDSPAFAARLKDYLLEDFDEVNCWHLTCEENGRLCWTGADGVKHYRDPEAPLQKRLSYWLLTHMPWEDLL, encoded by the coding sequence ATGGAAGCCGCCGCCGTTCCCACGGTGGGACTGGTGTCTGATAAGGCCGTTGCTCAAAGGGTAAATCAGCGCACGGTGCACCGCCGAGGCACCTCCAGTTTTGAAATTCTGGCGGATGGGAAGGAAGCGTTTCTGGCTCGGCTGGCTGCCGTGGAGACGGCGCAAACATCCCTGGATTTTCAATATTTTATCTGGGCTGATGATGTGACAGGAACCGTGTTTGCGGCGCGCCTGCTGGCGGCGGCAGACCGGGGCGTGAAGGTGCGGATCCTGCTGGATATTACCAAAGGGGCGCAGTGGGAGGTGCGATCTGGGGCGCTGGCTTCGCATCCGAATATAGAGGTCGCCTTTTTCAATCCAATGACGGCTTTAAAAGGCATTTTTGCTGGCAATCCCATCCCAGTGCTTGGTGAGGTGGACCGCATGCAAAGCCGCATGCACAATAAGATTCTTGTGGCCGACAACACGCTCTTCATTGGTGGCGGGCGAAATCTTGCAGACGGGTATTTTGGTGCGGATTCAAAGCACAACATGAGAGACCTGGACTTCATCGCGAAAGGCCCCGTGGTCCAGGATGCGGCCAGGTCCTTCCAGCTCTATTGGGACTCTCCACTGACCCGAAAGGCGGACAAGACAAAAATCACCGACGACGAACGCGACGACCTGGACGATCTCCGTGAAACAACCTCCCGGAAGAAGTGGATACTCTCCCTCAAAAAAGGCTATCCCTATCCAAAGTCCATGACCAGTGCGGATGCATTCAAACTGTTGCAGGAGCTGTCCGGGCGCATGATCTGGGCGGACTATGAATTCGTTGCCGATCCGCCAGAACGCATGCTGCGGCGGGGCAAGGTGCCGTCCCCCACCTGGCGCACGAAGGAGTCCGCCCTGGCCGGGGCGCAAAAGGAGGTGGTGATGCATGCAGCCTACCTCATCCCCCAGGAGGAAGTCTTGGAGCTGTTTGGTCAGATCGGCCGACGCGGAGTGAAGGTGAGCCTGCTGACCAATTCACTGGCCTCCATTGACGGGCTCATCGCCATGTCCGGCATCGCCAACCGCCGTAGAGATGTACTGGACACCGGGGCCTCTCTCTATGAGCTGAATGCCCGCGCCCCTGTCCGTGAAAAGTACATTCATTCATCCAAAATGACCCCGCTGGGCATGCATACCAAAGGCATGGTGGTGGATGACCGGGTGTCCTTCATCGGCTCTTACAACATGGATCCACGGTCCAAATACATCAATACAGAGACCGGCGTGATCATTGACAGCCCTGCCTTTGCGGCTCGTCTAAAGGACTATTTGTTGGAGGATTTTGACGAGGTCAATTGCTGGCATCTGACCTGTGAGGAAAACGGCCGCCTGTGCTGGACCGGCGCTGATGGTGTGAAACATTACCGCGATCCTGAGGCTCCTTTGCAGAAGCGCCTCTCCTACTGGCTCCTCACGCACATGCCCTGGGAAGACCTGCTGTGA
- a CDS encoding MFS transporter — protein MTRSSHWKWWITGLLLLATTINYMDRVTLANASVRVTEEFGLSERQYGNLELAFGWAFAAGSLVFGFLADRIRIYWLYPLVLAGWSVMGMASGWTQDYNGLLICRTLLGFFEAGHWPCALKTTFAVLNEKERTMGNSILQSGASIGAIITPQVMKLLMTDDLGSWRYAFIVVGASGLLWVVAWFIMLRPRDLEAPVRKTLTPPAKLWSILISPSFWALALLITGTQTVWHMYRVWMMKFLQTGRGYAESEALNFNSAYYISTDVGCVLAGVASLWLVRRFAFTAHQSRRWVYAAACCLTSLSVALPFLGQGWMLLGVLLLIGAGALALFPCYYSFVQELSELHVGMITGLLSMWVWAVTSPLHTVFGMLADNTGSYDIGLVIAGLAPWIGVIAMKLLWRPQASLA, from the coding sequence ATGACGCGCTCCTCTCATTGGAAATGGTGGATCACCGGCCTGCTTTTGCTCGCCACGACGATCAATTATATGGATCGCGTCACGCTGGCGAATGCCTCCGTTCGCGTGACGGAGGAGTTCGGCCTCAGTGAAAGGCAATACGGCAATCTCGAGCTCGCCTTTGGCTGGGCCTTCGCCGCAGGCTCGCTGGTCTTTGGTTTCCTGGCGGACCGCATCCGCATCTACTGGCTGTATCCCCTGGTCCTGGCAGGCTGGTCCGTGATGGGCATGGCCTCCGGCTGGACACAGGACTACAACGGGCTGCTCATCTGCCGCACGCTGCTGGGTTTCTTCGAGGCCGGGCACTGGCCCTGTGCGCTGAAGACCACCTTTGCCGTGCTGAATGAAAAGGAGCGCACGATGGGCAACAGCATCCTGCAAAGCGGGGCCTCCATTGGTGCCATCATCACGCCCCAGGTGATGAAGCTGCTGATGACGGACGACCTCGGCTCGTGGCGGTATGCCTTCATCGTCGTGGGCGCGTCCGGCCTGCTCTGGGTGGTGGCCTGGTTCATCATGCTGCGTCCGCGTGATCTGGAAGCGCCGGTGCGCAAGACCCTCACGCCGCCGGCGAAGCTCTGGAGCATCCTAATCAGCCCCAGCTTCTGGGCGCTGGCCCTGCTCATCACCGGCACGCAGACGGTCTGGCACATGTATCGCGTGTGGATGATGAAGTTTCTGCAAACCGGGCGCGGGTATGCCGAAAGCGAGGCGCTGAATTTTAACTCCGCGTACTACATCTCCACCGATGTGGGCTGCGTACTGGCAGGCGTGGCCTCGCTCTGGCTGGTGCGCCGGTTTGCCTTCACTGCGCATCAGTCCCGACGCTGGGTATATGCCGCCGCCTGCTGCCTGACCTCTCTCAGCGTGGCGCTGCCTTTTCTCGGCCAGGGCTGGATGCTGCTGGGCGTGCTGCTGCTCATCGGGGCCGGAGCACTGGCGCTTTTCCCCTGCTACTACAGCTTTGTGCAGGAGCTGTCCGAGCTGCACGTCGGCATGATCACCGGCCTGCTCAGCATGTGGGTGTGGGCGGTGACATCGCCCCTGCATACGGTCTTCGGCATGCTGGCAGATAACACGGGATCCTATGACATTGGCCTGGTCATCGCCGGCCTGGCACCGTGGATCGGCGTCATCGCCATGAAGCTGCTGTGGCGGCCGCAAGCGAGCCTGGCGTGA
- a CDS encoding ABC transporter ATP-binding protein, whose protein sequence is MHPASATIFEARGLRKVYHTGELDVVALDGVDIQFHSSELVVLLGASGSGKSTLLNILGGLDTPTSGQLKYKGWDLGGGDERTLTLFRRNCVGFVFQFYNLIPSLTARENVALITDISRDPMKPEEALALVNLEHRMDHFPSQLSGGEQQRVAIARAIAKKPEVLLCDEPTGALDVNTGIAVLEAVERINRELGTLTVIITHNADMAGMADRVLHLKDGQIVNSHHNETRVPVTSLKW, encoded by the coding sequence ATGCACCCTGCCTCCGCTACCATCTTCGAGGCCCGTGGCCTACGAAAGGTGTACCATACCGGAGAGCTGGACGTGGTGGCGCTGGACGGGGTGGACATCCAGTTTCACTCCAGTGAGCTGGTCGTGCTGCTGGGAGCCTCCGGCAGCGGCAAGTCCACACTCCTCAATATCCTCGGCGGGCTGGATACGCCGACCAGCGGCCAGCTCAAATACAAGGGTTGGGACCTGGGCGGCGGGGATGAGCGCACGCTGACGCTTTTCCGGCGCAACTGCGTGGGCTTCGTTTTCCAGTTTTACAACCTCATCCCCAGCCTCACCGCGCGGGAAAATGTGGCGCTGATCACCGACATCTCACGCGATCCGATGAAGCCGGAAGAGGCGCTGGCACTGGTGAACCTGGAGCACCGCATGGACCACTTTCCCAGCCAGCTTAGTGGCGGCGAGCAGCAGCGCGTGGCCATTGCGCGGGCCATTGCCAAAAAACCGGAGGTGCTGTTATGCGATGAACCGACAGGCGCGCTGGATGTGAATACGGGCATCGCCGTGCTGGAGGCCGTGGAGCGCATCAACCGCGAGCTGGGCACCCTGACCGTCATCATCACCCACAATGCCGACATGGCCGGCATGGCGGACCGCGTGCTGCATCTGAAGGACGGCCAGATTGTGAACTCGCATCACAATGAAACGCGCGTGCCGGTGACGAGCCTCAAGTGGTAG
- a CDS encoding YlbF family regulator: MNAAIAPAIASKIEALCAAIAADPEVQSARSNAETFLADEKAVELYRDVMTLGRSLEQRHRSGAEMEPEEVSRFQSLQEQADGNDTIQSFMAAQDLLQDVANKVNGFITKTLEKGRVPTHDEVFGQAGCGTGCGCH, from the coding sequence ATGAACGCAGCCATCGCCCCCGCCATCGCCTCCAAAATTGAAGCTCTCTGTGCCGCCATCGCCGCCGATCCTGAAGTGCAGTCCGCACGCAGCAACGCGGAAACTTTCCTGGCCGATGAAAAGGCGGTGGAGCTTTATCGCGATGTGATGACCCTGGGCCGCAGCCTGGAGCAGCGCCACCGCAGCGGTGCAGAAATGGAGCCTGAGGAAGTCAGCCGCTTCCAGTCCCTGCAGGAGCAGGCCGATGGCAATGACACCATCCAGAGCTTCATGGCCGCGCAGGATCTGCTGCAGGATGTGGCCAACAAAGTGAACGGCTTCATCACCAAGACCCTCGAAAAAGGCCGCGTCCCTACCCACGATGAAGTCTTCGGCCAGGCCGGTTGCGGCACCGGCTGCGGGTGTCATTGA